The Canis lupus dingo isolate Sandy chromosome 29, ASM325472v2, whole genome shotgun sequence nucleotide sequence ACTCTTGGAGGGACCCTTGTGCCTCACTGGGCTACTTTCCCCTGCCCGGGAGGGGGCCTAGGCAGCTCTGCTCtgggccctcctccccacctcccttcagcccTGCCCCTGCAAGGACCCCAACCCCTCCCTGCCCCGCGTCCCACGCCACCCCCCAGGCCGGGGTCCTCCGGAGACCACCGCACTCACTGTGCCCGCAGCTGCCCCGCGGAGGGGAGGGGCCTCTGGGCGTGCGGGGGCCGCGGCGGTGGTGCCCAGGCCTGAGGCTCCCGCGGCTGGGTCACCGGGGGCAGCGGACTCCGCGGGAGCCGGCGGCGGCCCGCAGGAGAGCCGAGCCCCCGGCGCAGCCTGGCCGGGGCgtggggcgggcggcggcggggcggggagcgcaCATGCTCGGCGGCCGGCGgcccggggacggggacggggacgctCGCCAGCGCGGcgagcccggcccggccccgcgagCCGCTCCGGAGGCCGCAGTCCCGCCCGCCCGACGCGCGCCAGTTGCCAGGCGCCCGGAGCCTCCGCGCCGCCCTCCTGGCGAGGTCACCTGCGGCGGACCTCGCAGAGCGGGGACGGTCGGTTGGGGTGCCGCGCCGGGAGGGTGTTTGGGCGGCTAGGAGGCTGCTAGGACTCCCTCGACAACTAGCATAGGTGCCACCACCACTGGCGTCACTGTTGGGGGCGGGGTGAGAGGATGCTGAAACAGGACTGGGTGCACAGGAGTCAGCCGTGGCACGAAAGTTGCGCCATGCACCTGCAGCCTGGGTAGGTGAGCAGCTGGACAAGGTCGGTGATGTTCAGTTCTCTGGGTCGCACTTTTAAGATTAAACTAACCAGGCTCTCCAGAGTACTGATGAGTGTACTGGAACTTTCAAACAGCTCAGCAAAACCTGCTAGCCCAGTCTTAGGTTAAGTGACGTAGTCATCCGAGTTCCCTCGCCACGTCCGCCCGAATTCCATATTCTAAGTCTCCTTTGTCTAGGTTCTTTGGTGAGGAATTAGATGTGTCCCCTCCCCAGTAAAGCCTAGCACCCAGACTTGTGCGGTAGGGCCTTAGCATCTACACTTTTACCAAATTATGTTCTAAACTCTTTACCTCCATTTCATGACCCCAAACAGGGCTCCAAGTTTAGCCCTAGGAACAGATGGCTTCAGATCTTACAAAACTGAAGTTGCACACCACTTTCTGTTTTCATCAAGCTCCATACTTCCTAGCTCCTCTTGTTAAGAAAACTCAAGTTAGACCTGGAACCTAATACTTGCCCCATCACTTGGTGATCCTGGGGAAGGCAAAGTTAACCCCTCATCCAAAAAATGGGGATAGCCCTATACGTAGCTAATAGGCAGCACAGTAAAAATGACACCAGGATCTTAAAGACAAAGTGCTGGGACCTATTCCAATTAATCGGTTCTGGGATTGCACCCAAAGTGGAGAACAAAAGACCAAGGATTACGTGGATTAAGCGTACACTAGCAGTGAATACGTGatcaaatgtttattattaaatgGTCTACTTTTGAGTCGCTTTCACATCCTCTTGGCTATCCTATCCCATCTGCCACTGACACGGTCTCCCAACTCTTGACTCCTGCTGTTTTATCACCAGTTGTCCAAATTCTACCTCCTTTGTGAATTTTCCCAATCTGCACAGCATGAACAGTCTCCTACATTCCCTTAACATGCTGTTGTATTTTCACATAAAACCTACACAATAAAACTCATTTTTGAGTCCTTTACAGTAATATGTGtatcactcacacacacaccttaacCTCCATGAACACACAGTGCAGCCCCTACTCCTCTCACTATTCACCATGGACAATGTGCCAGTAACCAgaaaatcaaaaatttaaattgctATTGCTCTTAAGAGGCTTGATTCAATCAAAAAATCCCAAAAGGACTCCAATGcaccaggcattattctaagtgcCAAAACAGAGAAGGCAAACATTCAAACGTTATAGTGGTTTCAGTACATATTTTCAAAACCTTGAGTGGCTGTGAAAAGCaacaagaataaatggaaaaaacatttcaGGTAATTGAGATGCTATGACAAATATAGGGTTATATTAAGAGATGTGTCAGAGAAGGTCTCTTTCCagaattaaaaagtcaaacacaGACCTGAGGGCCCAGTGTTCTAGACACAAGATTTTAAGGGTCAAGACCCTACATTAGAAGCTTGtcatttttgagaaagaagataTAGCTGGGAACTAGAAAGACCAAGGAATAGTCCTCCCAAACATTTCTCTGCTGTAATTCCTGGAATATGCTGCCAAGGTAGGGACTTTtctgatatatttaaagtaaggAATtagagatgggaagattatcctggattatctgggtagCTCAACTTGATCACAAGGGTCCTTAcactttgaagatggaagaggcTATAAGCCAAGAAATACAAGTTATtcctagagccttcagaaggcAGGCAAGCCTGATGACACCAATTTAGCCCAGGGAAACCAATTTTGGACTTTTTACCTCTGAAATTGTAAAAGACAATAAACCTGTCTTAAATCACTTAGTtttaatttgttacaacagcaataggaaaCAGAAACTTAGTGCCTACTCTATGTCAGGTACTAGGTTGGAAGGACTAAAAAGCTGgccttaaaaaaagtttattgggatccctgggtggcgcagcggtttagcgcctgcctttggcccagggtgcgatcctggagacctgggatcgaatcccacatcaggctcccggtgcgtggagcctgcttctccctctgcctgtgtctctgcctctctctctctctctattgtaaataaataaaaataaaaataaaaaaattaaaaaaaaaaagtttattatccAAGGAAGAGAGACTTCTGTATGAAAGCAAGGTTTTGGCTGGTTTGATACCAAATCTGTAAAGGAAAGCAGTGGGGGCAGAATGTTATCCATCTTCCCCTATGGGGTGGGTCCCAGCACCCCCAAAAGCAGATACATCCTAGACATCCCAGTAGCACTTATCTCACATTGTGCTAGGTCTAGCGTACTAATTAGGACTGAAACATGTAAGTATAAGCCATTTTCCTTTGTATGACCCTGCCAGGCAGTACTCAAGctactatatataataaatatttccttagtATTTTGAGCCAGAACTGctctaaacattttatattatctgACATCTTCATCAAAATCCTTATTAGGCACAGCTATCTTCCCCATTTTGCTGATGAACAGATTAATTATTGGCCCAAGCCATTAAGTGAAGGCTGGGTATGAACCCACTTTGGCTCCAGAGCCAGCACTCTTAATCCAGCCTACCACAAAGGAACTTTCAAAGATAAGCAATACCAGTTAACACCTGTTAAAGATCAGTGAATGTAGTAACTAAGCTTTGTGACTGGAAAACCAGGGTAGTGGGTTCTTACAATGGTGGATCGTTAAAGGGTACAAATGTACATTTACATATGTGAGGTGAATTTCTGTAGTAGAACCTGCTGGGTAGGGCCCAGACTTTCAAAGGTTAGTTAGCCCCTTCTGGCATACAGATACCATCTTTTAGGTGGGTTTTCTAAACAAGGTGTCAACCTGCATTTCAATAGGTTCTAACAGTTCATATCCCTTTTTGGGCCTCAGAACCCGGTGAAGACAGACCAATTACCCCCTACTTTATGCACTAGGACCTGACTGCAGGAATTATCACCTTGACAACATGCCTTCCTCCACTCCCACTCTTTGAAACTGCCTAAATTCCTTTATTCTGAAGCAACTGCTTTAGCCTTCTCTATGGCAACTAGATGTCTGCACCTCTTCCCAATTCCCAAACTCTTATTTCCCCAACCTCTGGACCTCCGGCTCCACTCAGATTaagaatttatatggaaaattgaATTTCCCAGactgaaaacagaaacagatccaGACGACATGTACTGCCAATACATCGTGTTTCCTTATCCTACATATTCCTACAAAGCTCTCTTCTTACCAGCTTCCAAAGCTTTGGAAAGCAGCACAAAGTGCTACTTTGGGTAATGTATCTATTCATGGGCTGTAACAAACCTACCACCTATGGCTAGCTCCTTTCAAACACTAAGTAGGGATGATACTGATGCAGGTGTCAAAAGAATCAACAAGGCACCTGTTTCATAATGCATCATGACCCTGGCACAGTGAGGGCTACAGAAACTTTTGTATGTACTTTGTATCATATTCTATAGTGAAAACTGTCAGTTCACTAATCTAAGTGAGATACATACAATACATATGAATGTTAttcataaaattcaatttttgcTCACTAGTGCTATTGGTGCTCCAAAATAACTTGTATCTATGGGCacaaatttcatttcttcctttgtaataTACACAATTTATAACggaattacttaaaatcttacctaaatatgcaaaacaagaaaaaacaaaaattggaatgcaaaatgaaaacatggtcACACAGTACTTTATAGAAAAGTCAAAGCCTCAGAAGATAGAATTTCAGCAACAGTATTTTTATTcgtaaactgaatttttattacCTTACCCATAAATCACGCACAAAGGCCTATGAAATAGGCTTCCTTCGAACAGACCATTTTGGCTAACTCAATGGCACAattcaaaagtgaaaaattaagatttatgcTCTGTAAAGAGTCTTTAATAAACCCAAGGAATATTTTCCCACCAAGATACAAACTAGATCCTAAGTTTGAACGCAAATGCTGATGACTTGGCTTAATTTTATCACACCAAGGTTTGCCTGTCAAGGGACAGCAGAGTCAGGCTGGAAAAAAGTCACCAAGACAACAACACATTTCCATTTGAAAGTAGTCATTTATTAACTGAccagattacaaaaataatcatggtagatacctgaaaaggaaaacaaaactaattaAGGAAACCACCTTAATagattataattaacataaatcaagaaattaagaaagtgcTCCAGTTTCCATCCTTAAGATAAAAACCCCacgcttttttctcttctccataatGTCCCCAAAAGGAAGGAGTAATCAAATCAACTCTAATCAAATTAAGATGGTTGGCTATTTCCCTCCCTTAAAAATACTGATTAGAACCCAACCAAACCTCCATCACTATTTACCCAAAAAGGTATGaaactatcatttttattaagtaaacttcTATTAAGATGTAGCTTGCTCACCTTAGTTCATCCTTCTAATAAGCCTATTGATCTGGTCTTCCCTGTTGCCAGCATCTCCACCTTCTACAAAATGGgtggtctttttcttcattccGCCACGTGGAGAAGATAATTTGAAGGGCCATAAAAAGTTGTTGGCTTCTTTGAAACGTTTTCCAACGGTATAGATCTCGTGAATCAGATCCTCCATGCAGATGATGCCATATTTACCTGAATATTTTAAGATCATTAAAATCGTTAGCTGTTTTCACAGATTATGTTAGGATATTCAGCAACAACAACTACTGTCTGAGAGACTTTAAATCAagagtaaagaaacaaaagggaaatacATGGCTACATTTACCAAGATAAAGCTTGACCCACTGAAATCATAACTTACATTTTCCATAGACTTGTGCATTGTAGGGCATATGGCTAAGATTCATAACAGAACGTAAGGCCACAAAGTGCCAGAAAATGCCAACTTTGTCTCAAAGATCAAATTTCACCTCAAACAGGCAGAACTTACCAAGAGACCGAGCAATCAATGTGTTATCTGTCAGGGCAATTCGCTTCTTGTTGATCTTGCCATAACCACGCTTGTAGATCAATTCATTCACTGACTTCAGGTTTGGGTACCTGAAACGGGAAAAACCAGACATAAATGGCCAAAGGTTATCACCATTAGAATACTTAAAACCCATCTTGCTAACACAGCCAGTTCAGAAAGAACTCACGGGAAAAGAGACTTACCCCCATGCTATATACGGTTCCACAATCCTTAGCATGTTAACTGAAGCCTTGTTGAGCTTAACAAAGGTGCCATTGAAGATCTGGCGAAGGCGAAGAAGCTGCAACACCTTTCGAACCTTTGGGCTCACACCATTGATACTGCAgcgaaaaaaaagaattcactgagCTTTATcagaatttatattaataaacGAGGAATTAACCATTATAAATTTCGGACAACTCAAGTCCCATCTAAACAAGACTCTTTTCACATTACGAAGACCATTGGCGTTTTTCCTTTAGTTAGCTGAACTATTCTATCCCCTGACCCAACCTGCCTCTTCCACAACAAGCAGGCTTTCTGTTAACACGTACCTTTTGACATTTAAAACTTGTCTCATTTCCTTGTTTTGGATACAAGAGTACCTATGAACCTACACTTTAGcctctattttaaaagattttatttatttattcatgagacacacacacacagagagagagagagagagagagagagagagaggggcagagacacaggcagagggagaagcaggctccatgcagggagcctgatgtgggactcaatcctgggactccaggatcacaccctgggctgaaggcagcactaaacctttgagccacctACTTTAGCCtcttttgaattaaaattcaaatacCCAGTTAGAGAACAGATAAGGGCTTTGGGCCCAGGGCTTGCACAACAAAACCATCAAAACACCACCTCATGTCCTAGCGACACCAAAATCTTTATTCTAGTGTTTCAGAAACAACGGCCCCAGAAGTTACGAAGTTCTGCTGAGACCCTGTAGACTTCCCTTCGAAACCAGGATGCAGTTAAAACCCAACTTACCCTCTGATCCTGATGACAAATGCCAACTTGGGTTCTGCAGGCACGTAGAAGTTGCCGGCTTTTCTCGCCATCCTCGCCATGCGAATCTCAGTTCTGTACATCTGCCTGTATTCCTTGTGGTAATGCTTAGCCTTTTCATAGATAAGCTTCCTCCTTGCCTTTCGAAGCTGGAAACCAAGACCAGTTATTCCCCCGATTTTTAACTCAACACCATTAGCCCTTAACACCTAAGGACCAGTTCCTTAGCGGTCCTCTTTATTGCCAACACCAGTTCTACAGAGGGAAAAAAACGTTCCCCTGAAACCTCTTCCTTGCTGTAGGGTGCATGAATTATTTCCAAGCACAGACACCACCACCTTCATTTACTATCGCTCTGAAGAGCTAATACTAACGCCCAAGCTCACTGgtacccgggggggggggggggggggggtaaagaAGCCTCGCTGAGAAGGAAGCCCGATTTTCAATCCCAACCCCAAGGCCTCTCTTTACACGGAGAGGTGCCCCACAAGTTGACTTACCATCTTTTGGGCAAACTTTTTTCTCAGACGCTTGATCTTCAACTCCGCGAAGTTCCTTCGCTTTTTCTTAAGGGTTTCCGGCACAGCAGgaaccttcttcttcttctctctggcATCAGTGAACACAAACTGACCAACAGCTCCAACAGCACACGCACGACCCCGCACCGCTGCGCGTCCGTCCCGAGCTTGGTCATCGAGCCATACCGCCGTCACTGGCTCTACAACCTCGCCCCTTTAGCTTCTCCAACGTGCTGTGCTGCAGGATGCAGACTTCGGCGGGGTTCTAGGCCAGGGATCCTCGGCCTTTCAACACGAGGCCCTCCGAGACTACAGCACACTCCCAGCGAATGCACGGTCAGTCCCGGGCTCCCAGTTAGAGCCAGCACGGCAGAGACCGAGGAAcctgctgcaggactcgatctaCCCCTAGACTCTTCCCGAGTCTGCGCGTGAAGAGCTTAGGAGTCTCAGGAAAAGACGTTGTGAAAACCTCCCAAGCACCGCCCTCATTCAGGTCTGAAGTCCCACATGCTGAAAGCAAAGGCCTGACGACAGGGGCGACCGGGCCAAATACCAGGCAACGATGAGCCCAACTGAGGCGTTCTGAGCCTCCCACCGGTCGCGCACCTATTCGGCTCTCATCCCTCGTTCCCGGTATCCCAAACCTCCGCCCCAAGGCCGCCTGCATCCCATCTTGGCCTGGCGCCCCCCCACTAGTGTCACAGAGCGTCACAAACACACAGACAAGTGGGTAAAGGTACAGGCTACAGCCGGATCGAGGGAAAACGAGACAAAAAATCCCCAGTTTCGTGGATGGAGAAGGATTATCAAGCGGACGAAGAGCAACTTACTCTGCACCCTCCATGGTTCCAGCCGGAAAAAGAGGAAGTTGGCGCATGCGCGCTGCCCACTTAAAGACGACAAGCGCGAAGCCCCACAACTCATAGGTGTCCCGGGATAAGCCAGAAAAGAACTCGCAACTGAGAACTCTCGCAGACACAAAATTAGGTGctccctgtgtctgcctcttgcGATCAAGTTTCGGGCAAAATTCGTAGGAGATAGTGCGTGCACCGATTAGACTCTTTAATCAGCATCACAAGAGCAAAGAATGCTGACACCTTGACTCCTCGGGGTCCTAGTCCCCAGGCTGCGCGGACTCGAAGTGCACCCGGCGATGGACGCAAATAACACGCCGCACCGGCGTGAACTACAAGTCCCAGCATGCAGCACTCTCACCGCCCGCCCGGCCGGAGGGCGACGCTCGACCGGGGGCTGTAGGCAACCACGGCGGTGGTGAGTTCAGCCAGGGAAAATGAGAGCCTTTCGGCCCACATTCCACAGGGCTGGCTGCGAGTCCAAGTCGCGGCCGAGACCTGTCTTTTGACGGCCCTCCCGGCTGTCTGCCATCGCTGGCCACAAGCCGGCACCCCGCGGCCGCGCTGCCGAGGTCCTCGTCTCGGTTCCTGCCAGCCTGCGGGGCTGTCTTCCTCAGCGCCTGATCGCAGGCGGGGCCGTCCAGAGTCCCGCTGCTCAACCACAGCGGCGAGATAGGGACTAGCGCCGACTCGACGGCGGGAGGAGGATGGCCCGGGCACTGCGGCCCGCCAGGCCCGGCAGGCGGAGGCCGGGACACCCTGCGGCAGGGGGCGTGAGCTGCGAAGGGAGGCGCGACGGGGGCTGGAGGCTGCGGCCACGGCCATGTGAGAGGGGCTGCCCCGCCGCGGTTCGGCGGAcggcgggcggggggctgggccgggggcggggtgcgcccgggggcggggagggccgagCGGAGGGAGGGCCGATGCCGCTGCCGGCTCTTCCCGGGCGAGGGTTATATAGCGCGGAGCGTGGAGCCCGCTCAGAGGCGGCCGGGAGCGCTCCGACTTGCGGGCGGCGCCGCGCTGCGGAGCCCAGTGCCCGAGTGACAGCCGCGGGGAGTGCGGGGCAGGGGACGCGGGAGCGCGGGGGCGGCTGCAAGCCGTTGGGCAGCGCCCCGCCGCGCCGGGCGAGTCGCCCCTCcgcggcgcccccgccgccccgcaccCCACTCTCCCACCCTTT carries:
- the RPL7 gene encoding 60S ribosomal protein L7 isoform X2; translation: MLRKARRKLIYEKAKHYHKEYRQMYRTEIRMARMARKAGNFYVPAEPKLAFVIRIRGINGVSPKVRKVLQLLRLRQIFNGTFVKLNKASVNMLRIVEPYIAWGYPNLKSVNELIYKRGYGKINKKRIALTDNTLIARSLGKYGIICMEDLIHEIYTVGKRFKEANNFLWPFKLSSPRGGMKKKTTHFVEGGDAGNREDQINRLIRRMN
- the RPL7 gene encoding 60S ribosomal protein L7 isoform X1 yields the protein MRQLPLFPAGTMEGAEEKKKKVPAVPETLKKKRRNFAELKIKRLRKKFAQKMLRKARRKLIYEKAKHYHKEYRQMYRTEIRMARMARKAGNFYVPAEPKLAFVIRIRGINGVSPKVRKVLQLLRLRQIFNGTFVKLNKASVNMLRIVEPYIAWGYPNLKSVNELIYKRGYGKINKKRIALTDNTLIARSLGKYGIICMEDLIHEIYTVGKRFKEANNFLWPFKLSSPRGGMKKKTTHFVEGGDAGNREDQINRLIRRMN